From the genome of Alicyclobacillus sp. SO9:
GGGATTTTCCAGTAACAATCACAAACATCCCGATACTGATGACACCGTCTCGTGCCTTGAAGCGCTGTATCCGTTTCGGAAAGATTATAAAGGTGCTTGGCAGCAAGGCGTACAGTGGTTATTGGCAATGCAAAACAACGACGGAGGGTGGTCAGCGTTCGAGCGAAATTCCGGTAAAAAATGGTTGGAATGGATTCCCGCAAATGACATGAAGAGGTCCATGTCAGACCCGTCAACTTCAGACATAACGGGTCGGGTTTTGGAGTTTATACTCCGCAGAGCGGGAATGCCCAGAAGTCATCCTGTAGTTGTTAGGGCACTCGATTGGTTGATGAGACACCAAAACTCAAATGGATCTTGGTTTGGACGATGGGGAACCCCCTACACCTACGGAACGTGGTGTGCAGTACGGGCTCTGTCTGCGGCCCGCGTATCAAGCAGTGGTGCGGCCATGGAAAAAGCAAAAGAATGGGTTGTCGCGCACCAGCGACTGGACGGAGGATTTGGTGAGTCATGTGCAAGTGATGTAGAGGGCAGGTATGTACCCACATTCGAATCCATTTCGACACAGACAGCTTGGGGCCTTGATACAATAATCCACTTGCTGAAGCAAGAGACTCAGCCGAACCAGCGCAAGCGATTGTATGAAGCCGCAGACCGGGCGGCAAGGTGGTTGCTCTACAGCGCCAGGGATGGTACATGGGAAGAGAGTTTTCCAACGGGATCGGCCTTTCCAGGAAGTTTACACATTCACTATGAAATCTACCCAAAGGTGTGGCCGCTAATGGCTCTTTGTCGCTATCAAGATGTTCTACGCACCGAAGGGAGGTGAAGTGAAATGCTAGATCCGAGACTTCTTGATACGTTCCGAGGACGAATCGCCAATCCAATGTATTGGAGGCGTACGTATACGATACTACGCGGTTATTCAAGGTATGACCTTGCCACGCCGGACGGGGTTGGCGCTATGGTAGACCACTTATCCGGCGCTTTGAATGTCCGTCTGACGCCTGCCCAGCGAGCGCACGCTGTTAAATGGTTGGTGGGTCAAAGAATTGACCCTCAAAACCGCTGGCACCAAATGCGCATGTGGAGCATGGTGAATGGGATGTAGGTGTGTTCTGTAGATCCCGCTCTCAAGCAATGGGGCTGCAACAGCCCCTTGAGCGGGATAAGCACAGAGTGAGCAGGGCTACATAGGCTGGTTTACAGACCTATTTACAGACCTTATGGGGACTTTGCAATACACTGCTGTGGGGGAGGTATCATGGTCCATGGTATATCAGGAGGGTGACATTGAGAAACTGCGCACATGCGGTGCTATTAACGCAGCCATTCACAGGCGTATATACAATGTGCTGCGTCCTGGGATTTCGACGGCAGAGATTGACGAGTTTGCTGGCGAACTGATGCGGAAAACTGGGGTCATCTCCTCAATTATAGCCGAGGGATTCCCAGGTCACATTTGTGTCTCGAGAAATGAAGAAGTAGGTCATGGTGTTCCCGGTACAGCTATTCTTCGTTCAGGCGACATTGTCAAGATAGACATCGCGGTGTCGTATCAAGGACTTCACACAGATTGCGCCCAAACCTATATTGTCGATAGAGGGCATCCTGCACTTGTGGCCTTGTTGAAAAACAATAAAAGAGCTTTGTGGGCGGGAATCGCCCATGCTAAGCCTGGCAATCGGTGTTCAGACATTTCGGGCGCAATTCATCGCAAAATCTCCGGTACTAACTATAGGGCAGTACGGCAGGTTTTTGGTCATGGCGTTGGCACTGAACTGCATGAATCTCCGTCCATCCCGAA
Proteins encoded in this window:
- the map gene encoding type I methionyl aminopeptidase, encoding MVYQEGDIEKLRTCGAINAAIHRRIYNVLRPGISTAEIDEFAGELMRKTGVISSIIAEGFPGHICVSRNEEVGHGVPGTAILRSGDIVKIDIAVSYQGLHTDCAQTYIVDRGHPALVALLKNNKRALWAGIAHAKPGNRCSDISGAIHRKISGTNYRAVRQVFGHGVGTELHESPSIPNYGPDGFGQRLHAGMVLAIEPIMSLGSPFMVRQSNGWTDATVDNSYSAHFEHTVLITQGAAEVLTKDAESGIFANT